A stretch of Sinorhizobium meliloti DNA encodes these proteins:
- a CDS encoding response regulator — MPKQVMIVEDNELNMKLFRDLIEASGYATIQTRNGMEALELARKHRPDLILMDIQLPEVSGLEVTKWLKEDDELHVIPVIAVTAFAMKGDEERIRQGGCEAYVSKPISVPKFIETIKTYLGDA; from the coding sequence ATGCCCAAACAGGTAATGATTGTTGAGGATAACGAGCTGAATATGAAGCTCTTCCGCGACCTGATTGAGGCTTCGGGCTACGCGACGATCCAGACGCGCAACGGCATGGAAGCCCTGGAACTCGCGCGCAAGCATCGTCCCGACCTGATTCTGATGGACATCCAGTTGCCGGAGGTCTCCGGCCTCGAGGTCACGAAATGGCTCAAGGAAGATGATGAGCTTCACGTGATTCCGGTCATTGCCGTAACCGCTTTTGCCATGAAGGGCGACGAGGAACGCATCCGCCAAGGGGGATGCGAGGCCTATGTCTCCAAGCCGATTTCCGTTCCAAAATTCATTGAGACGATCAAAACATATCTGGGCGATGCCTGA
- a CDS encoding PleD family two-component system response regulator, whose protein sequence is MTARILVVDDVPANVKLLEARLVAEYFDVLTAGDGHAALATCEKTPVDLVLLDIMMPGMDGFEVCERLKANSRTAHIPVVMITALDQPSDRVRGLKAGADDFLTKPVNDLQLMSRVKSLVRLKNVSDELRLRAQTAQTIGLQELARVDRPDEPGSVLLVDGRASSQERLTRALKPIADVAVISDPQAALFEAAESSFDLIIVNANFDDYDPLRLCSQLRSLERTRFIPILLVTEQGNDERIVRALELGVTDYIMRPVDPNELVARSLTQIRRKHCNDRLRASVQQTIELAVTDDLTGLHNRRYLENHLKLLIDRATTRGRPLSICITDIDRFKRVNDTHGHDAGDDVLREFANRVRATVRGADLACRFGGEEFVVVMPDTTPEMAAIVAERLRLAVESRGFDIPQAATVLNVTASLGIATLRPHGDTAEALLKRADMALYQAKNGGRNRVVAAAA, encoded by the coding sequence ATGACTGCGCGCATCCTCGTCGTTGATGACGTACCAGCCAATGTGAAGCTCCTGGAAGCGCGGCTCGTGGCCGAATATTTCGACGTGCTTACGGCCGGGGACGGGCACGCCGCATTGGCGACATGCGAAAAGACGCCGGTGGATCTCGTCCTGCTCGATATCATGATGCCGGGGATGGACGGTTTCGAGGTCTGCGAAAGACTGAAGGCGAACAGCCGGACCGCGCATATTCCGGTCGTGATGATAACGGCGCTCGATCAGCCGTCCGATCGTGTGCGCGGGCTGAAGGCCGGCGCCGACGACTTCCTGACCAAGCCCGTGAACGATCTGCAGCTCATGTCGCGCGTGAAAAGCCTCGTACGCCTGAAGAACGTCAGCGACGAGCTGCGTCTCAGAGCCCAGACGGCGCAAACGATCGGGCTGCAGGAACTGGCCCGTGTCGATCGGCCGGACGAGCCCGGCAGCGTGCTACTGGTCGATGGCCGCGCTTCTTCACAGGAACGGCTCACCCGTGCCCTGAAGCCGATCGCCGATGTCGCCGTCATATCGGACCCGCAGGCCGCTCTGTTCGAGGCCGCCGAAAGCAGTTTCGACCTGATCATCGTCAACGCGAATTTCGACGATTACGATCCCTTGCGTCTGTGTTCGCAATTGCGCTCGCTCGAGCGGACCCGCTTCATTCCGATCCTGCTGGTAACCGAGCAAGGAAACGATGAGAGAATCGTCCGCGCACTCGAACTGGGCGTGACGGACTACATCATGCGACCCGTCGATCCGAACGAACTTGTCGCCCGCTCCCTCACGCAGATCCGGCGCAAGCATTGCAACGATCGCCTGCGCGCAAGTGTCCAGCAGACGATCGAATTGGCCGTGACCGATGATCTCACCGGCCTCCACAACAGGCGTTATCTGGAAAACCACCTGAAGCTGCTGATCGATCGCGCGACCACAAGGGGGCGTCCGCTGTCGATCTGCATCACGGATATCGATCGCTTCAAGCGTGTGAACGACACTCACGGCCATGATGCCGGTGACGATGTACTGCGCGAATTTGCCAACCGTGTTCGCGCCACGGTGCGCGGCGCGGATCTTGCCTGCCGTTTCGGCGGGGAGGAGTTCGTGGTCGTCATGCCGGATACGACGCCCGAAATGGCTGCAATCGTTGCGGAGAGGCTTCGACTGGCGGTCGAGAGCCGTGGCTTCGACATTCCGCAGGCCGCGACGGTCCTGAACGTAACGGCGTCGCTCGGCATTGCAACCCTGAGGCCGCATGGCGATACGGCCGAGGCTTTGCTGAAGCGGGCCGACATGGCGCTCTATCAGGCGAAGAACGGCGGACGGAACCGCGTCGTCGCTGCCGCTGCCTGA
- a CDS encoding DUF983 domain-containing protein — MKATATDMLQLGGAEGDKRPVGRSIKRGLFGTCPACGRGRLFRAFLKSVDACDACGERMDHHRADDFPPYIVVTIVGHVVLGGYMMTDLVLPLTTWQHLAIWAPVTLASSLALMQPVKGAVIGLQWALRMHGFGGHDDLPEDVLPPRDPSA, encoded by the coding sequence ATGAAGGCAACGGCGACAGACATGCTTCAGCTCGGCGGAGCGGAGGGCGACAAAAGGCCTGTCGGCCGCTCGATCAAGCGTGGCCTTTTCGGGACCTGTCCGGCCTGCGGCCGCGGCCGGTTGTTCCGCGCCTTCCTCAAATCGGTGGACGCCTGCGACGCCTGCGGCGAACGCATGGATCACCACCGCGCCGACGACTTCCCGCCCTATATCGTCGTCACGATCGTCGGCCATGTCGTGCTCGGCGGTTATATGATGACCGATCTCGTGCTGCCGCTTACGACATGGCAGCATCTCGCGATCTGGGCGCCGGTTACGCTTGCCAGTTCGCTCGCCCTGATGCAGCCGGTCAAGGGCGCGGTCATCGGCCTGCAATGGGCGTTGAGAATGCACGGCTTCGGCGGTCACGACGATCTGCCTGAAGACGTCCTCCCGCCGCGAGATCCTTCGGCATGA
- the rpmG gene encoding 50S ribosomal protein L33 encodes MAKATTIKIKLLSTADTGYFYVTTKNSRTMTDKMTKTKYDPVAKKHVEFKEAKIK; translated from the coding sequence ATGGCGAAAGCTACCACCATCAAGATCAAGCTGCTGTCGACGGCCGACACCGGTTACTTCTACGTCACCACCAAGAACAGCCGCACGATGACGGACAAGATGACGAAGACGAAATACGATCCGGTCGCGAAGAAGCACGTCGAATTCAAGGAAGCCAAGATCAAGTAA
- a CDS encoding DNA polymerase IV has translation MIDSAAPPSGFCRDCLKEQAAQSRRCLACGSPRLLRHSELYRLTLAHIDCDAFYASVEKRDNPELADKPVIIGGGKRGVVSTACYIARIHGVRSAMPMFKALEACPQAVVIKPDMEKYVRVGREVRAMMQELTPLVQPLSIDEAFLDLSGTERLHHDPPARTLARFAKRVEQEIGITVSVGLSYCKFLAKVASDLQKPRGFSVIGQAEAADFLKAKPVTLIWGVGKAFAATLERDGIRAIGQLQTMEEADLMRRYGTMGRRLYRLSRGLDERSVEIDGEAKSVSSETTFNDDLARQEDLVAHLRGLSEQVAFRLRKSALAGQTVVLKLKTADFKTRTRNRRLESPTRLADRIFRTGLQLLEKEVDGTKYRLIGIGVSDLVDPDLADPPDLVDPQASRRAAAEDAINRLRDKFGKTSVETGYTFGKGRRGQ, from the coding sequence ATGATCGACAGCGCCGCCCCACCCTCCGGCTTCTGCCGTGATTGCCTCAAGGAGCAAGCCGCCCAATCACGGCGGTGCCTCGCCTGCGGCAGTCCGCGGCTCCTCCGGCACTCCGAACTCTACCGGTTGACCCTCGCGCATATCGACTGCGATGCCTTCTATGCCTCGGTCGAGAAGCGCGACAATCCGGAGCTCGCCGACAAGCCCGTGATCATCGGCGGCGGTAAGCGTGGCGTCGTCTCCACGGCCTGTTACATTGCCCGCATCCATGGCGTGCGCTCCGCCATGCCTATGTTCAAAGCCCTCGAAGCCTGCCCGCAGGCCGTGGTGATCAAGCCCGACATGGAGAAATATGTGCGCGTCGGGCGCGAGGTCAGAGCGATGATGCAGGAGCTGACGCCTCTCGTGCAGCCGCTGTCGATAGATGAGGCCTTTCTCGATCTGAGCGGCACCGAGCGGCTTCACCACGATCCGCCCGCCCGAACGCTTGCCCGCTTCGCCAAGCGTGTAGAGCAGGAAATCGGCATCACCGTTTCCGTCGGGCTTTCCTACTGCAAATTCCTGGCCAAGGTCGCCTCGGACCTTCAGAAGCCCCGCGGCTTTTCGGTCATCGGCCAGGCCGAAGCCGCCGACTTCCTGAAAGCCAAGCCCGTTACCCTCATCTGGGGCGTCGGCAAGGCCTTCGCCGCCACGCTCGAAAGGGACGGAATCCGCGCGATCGGGCAGCTCCAGACGATGGAAGAGGCGGACCTCATGCGCCGCTACGGCACGATGGGCCGGCGGCTCTACCGGCTTTCGCGCGGCCTGGACGAAAGGTCCGTGGAGATCGACGGAGAAGCGAAGAGCGTCTCCTCCGAGACGACCTTCAACGACGACCTGGCGCGCCAGGAGGACCTCGTAGCGCATCTGAGGGGCCTCAGCGAACAAGTGGCATTCCGCTTGCGAAAATCCGCGCTGGCAGGGCAGACGGTGGTGCTGAAGCTCAAGACCGCGGACTTCAAGACCCGAACGCGCAACCGCCGGTTGGAAAGCCCGACCCGCCTGGCCGACCGCATCTTCCGCACCGGCCTGCAGCTGCTCGAGAAGGAGGTAGACGGGACGAAATACCGGCTGATCGGCATCGGCGTCAGTGATCTGGTCGATCCCGATCTCGCCGATCCGCCGGATCTTGTCGATCCGCAGGCCTCCCGGCGTGCCGCCGCCGAGGACGCGATCAACAGGCTGCGCGACAAGTTCGGAAAGACAAGCGTCGAGACCGGCTACACATTCGGCAAGGGGCGGCGCGGACAATAG
- a CDS encoding NUDIX hydrolase, with amino-acid sequence MTPEPLGGRAFALEAEAASSPTVRTRDAASIMLLDRSGKDIRVLMGKRHSAHVFMPDLYVFPGGRRDPGDHRLRFDGDLHPAVLRSLRAGDGRAITEARARALALAAARELYEEAGVSLGRTRERQGAVLPFLPDLSNLRYMARAITPPGLPRRFDTRFFAVFADEAEIDPSLVAESRELQDLQWIDVNDFSALRVPEITAIILSDLRNDLMSDPSLPPERTVPFYFTRHGRFHRTLL; translated from the coding sequence ATGACCCCGGAGCCGCTTGGCGGCCGCGCTTTCGCACTCGAGGCCGAAGCGGCGAGTTCTCCTACGGTCAGGACGCGCGATGCGGCCTCCATCATGCTTCTCGACAGATCCGGCAAGGACATTCGCGTGTTGATGGGCAAACGCCACAGCGCCCACGTCTTCATGCCGGACCTTTACGTCTTTCCGGGTGGCCGCCGCGATCCCGGCGACCATCGCCTGAGATTTGACGGCGATCTTCATCCGGCGGTTCTGCGATCTCTCAGGGCAGGCGACGGGCGGGCGATCACCGAGGCTCGCGCACGGGCGCTAGCACTTGCGGCCGCGAGGGAACTTTACGAAGAAGCCGGGGTAAGCCTCGGCCGGACACGCGAGCGCCAAGGCGCGGTGCTTCCGTTTCTTCCCGATCTTTCGAACTTGCGCTATATGGCGCGGGCCATTACTCCTCCGGGACTGCCGAGGCGGTTTGACACACGGTTCTTTGCCGTTTTCGCGGACGAGGCCGAGATCGATCCCTCACTGGTGGCGGAAAGCCGGGAGCTTCAGGATTTGCAGTGGATCGATGTCAACGACTTTTCCGCGCTTCGCGTGCCGGAGATCACCGCAATCATCCTCTCGGATCTGAGAAACGATCTCATGTCGGATCCTTCGCTTCCGCCTGAAAGAACCGTTCCATTTTATTTTACGCGCCATGGGCGCTTTCACCGCACGCTTCTCTGA
- a CDS encoding L,D-transpeptidase family protein: MRFALRMGFAVFVMASPSALAAGAKTPLQVVVSRDQQSLVVYDGDTVVATSKVSTGKAGHATPTGIFSILEKRRRHESNIYSNAPMPFMQRLTWSGIALHGSNHVPDYPASHGCVRLPGKFAASLFKMTGYGMHVVISDRQIAPVEVASEMLFQPSESRPKGPALSDVPLRPAIGEFNQSAVEVAMTDKRPSPVASDEEKVPIRILITRRGTQESVRDLQTLLNTLGYDAGLPDGFSGPATAAAIEAFQRAEGLPVEGKITPELIEAVFRKAGHSAPLNGVLRVRRQFQPVFEAEVAIAEPEMALGTHLLQFQDLDTNTGQGKWFGMSLENRLPKTTKKRLGITAEGEPDRPGALERTLSRITVPKDARERLAGLLANGSSLSITDTESGLETGEGTDFITVTRERRG; this comes from the coding sequence TTGCGTTTCGCTCTCCGGATGGGATTCGCGGTTTTCGTCATGGCGTCGCCGTCCGCGCTTGCGGCCGGCGCCAAGACGCCGTTGCAGGTCGTCGTATCGAGGGATCAGCAGTCCCTCGTCGTCTATGACGGCGACACGGTGGTCGCCACGTCGAAAGTGTCCACAGGAAAGGCCGGGCACGCAACGCCGACGGGCATTTTCTCGATCCTGGAGAAGCGCCGACGTCACGAGTCGAACATCTATTCGAATGCGCCGATGCCGTTCATGCAGCGGCTTACCTGGTCCGGCATTGCGCTGCACGGCTCAAACCATGTACCGGATTATCCGGCTTCGCACGGTTGCGTGCGGCTGCCGGGCAAATTCGCGGCGAGCCTGTTCAAGATGACGGGCTACGGCATGCATGTGGTCATATCGGATCGGCAGATCGCCCCGGTCGAGGTCGCGAGCGAAATGCTGTTCCAGCCAAGCGAGTCGCGACCGAAGGGACCTGCCCTGTCGGACGTCCCCCTGCGGCCGGCGATCGGGGAGTTCAACCAGAGCGCAGTTGAAGTCGCCATGACCGACAAACGCCCCTCGCCCGTCGCATCCGACGAGGAGAAGGTCCCGATACGCATTCTGATTACCCGGCGCGGTACGCAAGAGAGCGTGCGCGACCTCCAGACGCTCCTTAATACGCTCGGCTACGATGCGGGCCTGCCGGATGGCTTCAGCGGTCCGGCGACGGCCGCCGCTATCGAAGCGTTCCAGAGGGCCGAAGGGCTGCCCGTCGAAGGCAAGATAACGCCGGAGTTGATCGAAGCCGTCTTCCGCAAGGCGGGCCACAGCGCACCGCTGAATGGCGTATTGCGGGTGCGCCGGCAATTCCAGCCGGTTTTCGAGGCCGAGGTCGCCATCGCAGAACCGGAAATGGCCCTCGGAACACATTTACTGCAGTTCCAGGATCTCGACACGAACACCGGACAGGGCAAGTGGTTCGGCATGTCGCTCGAGAACAGGCTGCCGAAAACGACCAAGAAGCGACTTGGCATCACAGCGGAAGGCGAGCCAGACCGGCCCGGCGCACTGGAGCGAACGTTGAGCCGCATCACCGTACCCAAAGACGCTCGCGAACGCCTCGCCGGCCTCCTTGCAAACGGCTCGTCACTCTCGATCACCGATACCGAATCGGGGCTGGAGACCGGCGAGGGAACGGATTTCATCACCGTGACGAGGGAGCGGCGCGGGTGA
- the dnaE gene encoding DNA polymerase III subunit alpha, protein MTGNQGIGQGIGHGTGAAADPQFVHLRVHSAYSLLEGALPLKKIIGKAVADDQPAIGIADTNNLFAALEFSQKAADDGLQPIIGCQLSIDMEDEAEGERRGHAHQFVKLPAIVLIAATEDGYARLVELVSRAYLEGEGHQQTRISRSWLAAGGTTGLIALTGAGAGPVDMALKSGSPALAEARLKALIELFGDRLYVELQRHGNYDRRHENRMIDLAYRLDIPLVATNEAFFPSPSDYDAHDALMAVAHNAMVSDDSRFRLTPDHYLKSRKEMAALFADLPEALENTIEVARRCSFMLKTRGPILPRFTGASDDPEEAERAEVAELRRQAEEGLEERLAKLGMAPGYKEEDYRERLAFELGVIQRMKFPGYFLIVADFIKWAKQHDIPVGPGRGSGAGSLVAYALTITDVDPMRFSLLFERFLNPERVSMPDFDIDFCQDRREEVIRYVQQKYGREQVAQIITFGSLQARAALRDVGRVLEMPYGQVDKICKLVPNNPANPTPLSKAIEEEPRLREEAEKEPVVARLLDIAQKIEGLYRHASTHAAGIVIGDRPLSQLVPMYRDPRSDMPVTQFNMKWVEQAGLVKFDFLGLKTLTVLKTAIDFVGKRGIHIDLASIPLDDPKTYETLSRGETVGVFQVESAGMRKALIGMRPDCIEDIIALVALYRPGPMENIPVYNARKHGEEEIESIHPKIDYLLKETQGVIVYQEQVMQIAQVLSGYSLGEADLLRRAMGKKIKAEMDKQRARFVDGAVKNGVSKPQADLIFDLLAKFANYGFNKSHAAAYAIVSYQTAYMKAHYPVEFLAASMTLDMSNTDKINDFRQDAMRLGIQVVAPSVQTSHRHFETGDNRIYYSLAALKGVGESAVDHIVAVRGDRPFASLEDFCLRIDPKLLNRRVFESLIAAGAFDCFGYDRAELIGGLDRILGFAQRAQENKVSGQSDMFGAGAATGPEKIALPPYTPWLASEKLHREFQVLGFYLSAHPLDTYNNLLAKMRVQTFADFSAAVKKGAAAGRLAGTVTSKQERKTRTGNKMGIVAFSDASGQFEAVLFSEMLNQYRDLLEPGKSLVMTVDAEERPEGIGLRIRTLRSLEEESLQMQKALRVYVRDCGPLRSIASHLNAKGDGLVSFIVIKDNGQREIEVELNEKYRISPEIAAALRSAPGVVDVELV, encoded by the coding sequence ATGACAGGCAACCAGGGTATCGGGCAGGGTATCGGGCACGGCACAGGGGCTGCGGCCGATCCGCAGTTCGTTCACCTGCGGGTGCATTCCGCCTATTCGTTGCTGGAAGGCGCCTTGCCGCTGAAGAAGATCATCGGCAAGGCGGTCGCCGACGATCAGCCGGCGATCGGCATCGCCGACACCAATAATCTCTTCGCGGCACTCGAATTCTCGCAGAAGGCCGCCGACGACGGATTGCAGCCGATCATCGGCTGCCAGCTCTCGATCGATATGGAAGACGAGGCGGAAGGCGAGCGGCGCGGACACGCCCATCAGTTCGTCAAACTTCCCGCGATCGTGCTGATCGCGGCGACCGAGGACGGTTACGCCCGCCTCGTCGAGCTCGTGAGCCGCGCCTATCTCGAAGGTGAGGGTCACCAGCAAACGCGAATAAGCCGCTCCTGGCTTGCGGCTGGCGGCACGACCGGCCTGATCGCGCTCACCGGTGCGGGAGCCGGCCCGGTCGATATGGCGCTGAAGTCGGGTTCGCCGGCTCTGGCCGAGGCGCGCCTAAAAGCCTTGATCGAGCTTTTCGGCGATCGCCTCTATGTCGAACTGCAGCGGCACGGGAATTACGACCGGCGTCACGAGAACCGCATGATCGATCTCGCCTATCGGCTCGACATTCCGCTCGTCGCCACCAACGAGGCGTTTTTCCCGTCGCCGTCCGACTATGATGCCCACGATGCGCTGATGGCCGTCGCTCACAATGCGATGGTGTCCGACGACAGCCGTTTCCGTCTGACCCCGGATCATTACCTGAAGAGCCGCAAGGAGATGGCGGCGCTCTTTGCGGATCTGCCCGAGGCATTGGAGAATACGATCGAGGTGGCGCGGCGGTGCTCCTTCATGTTGAAGACCCGCGGACCGATCCTGCCGCGCTTTACCGGCGCTTCGGATGATCCGGAGGAGGCTGAACGCGCGGAGGTAGCGGAACTGCGCCGGCAGGCGGAGGAGGGGCTGGAGGAACGCCTTGCCAAGCTCGGCATGGCGCCCGGCTACAAGGAAGAGGACTATCGGGAGCGGCTGGCCTTCGAACTCGGCGTTATCCAGCGGATGAAGTTTCCGGGCTACTTCCTCATCGTTGCGGACTTCATCAAATGGGCCAAGCAGCATGACATTCCGGTCGGGCCGGGCCGCGGCTCGGGTGCCGGCTCGCTGGTCGCCTATGCCCTGACGATCACCGATGTCGATCCGATGCGCTTCTCGCTGCTTTTCGAGCGCTTCCTCAACCCCGAACGCGTGTCGATGCCCGACTTCGACATCGATTTCTGCCAGGACCGGCGCGAGGAGGTCATCCGCTACGTGCAGCAGAAATACGGCCGCGAGCAGGTGGCGCAGATCATCACCTTCGGATCGCTGCAGGCGCGTGCAGCACTGCGCGACGTCGGCCGCGTGCTGGAAATGCCCTATGGCCAGGTCGACAAGATCTGCAAGCTGGTGCCGAACAATCCCGCCAACCCGACGCCGCTTTCCAAGGCGATCGAGGAGGAACCGCGCCTGCGGGAAGAGGCGGAGAAGGAGCCGGTCGTTGCCCGTCTCCTCGACATTGCCCAGAAGATCGAGGGGCTTTACCGCCACGCCTCGACGCACGCGGCCGGCATCGTCATCGGCGACAGGCCGCTCTCGCAGCTCGTGCCGATGTACCGCGATCCGCGCTCCGACATGCCGGTGACCCAGTTCAACATGAAATGGGTCGAGCAGGCGGGTCTCGTGAAGTTCGACTTCCTTGGCCTGAAGACGCTGACCGTTCTGAAGACCGCCATCGACTTCGTCGGCAAGCGCGGCATCCATATCGACCTCGCAAGCATTCCGCTCGACGATCCGAAGACCTACGAGACCCTTTCGCGTGGCGAGACGGTCGGCGTGTTCCAGGTGGAAAGCGCCGGCATGCGCAAGGCGCTGATCGGCATGCGCCCGGACTGCATCGAGGACATCATCGCGCTCGTGGCGCTCTATCGCCCGGGTCCGATGGAGAACATCCCGGTCTACAACGCCCGCAAGCACGGCGAGGAGGAGATCGAATCGATCCATCCGAAGATCGATTACCTGCTCAAGGAGACGCAGGGCGTCATCGTCTACCAGGAGCAGGTGATGCAGATCGCTCAGGTGCTCTCGGGCTATTCGCTCGGCGAGGCTGACCTCCTGCGCCGCGCCATGGGCAAGAAGATCAAGGCGGAGATGGACAAGCAACGCGCCCGCTTCGTCGATGGCGCCGTCAAGAATGGCGTCTCGAAGCCGCAGGCCGACCTGATCTTCGACCTTCTTGCCAAGTTCGCCAATTACGGCTTCAACAAGTCGCATGCCGCCGCCTACGCCATCGTCTCCTACCAGACCGCCTACATGAAGGCGCATTATCCGGTCGAGTTCCTCGCAGCGTCGATGACGCTCGACATGTCGAACACGGACAAGATCAACGATTTCCGTCAGGACGCGATGCGCCTCGGCATTCAGGTGGTCGCGCCGTCCGTGCAGACCTCCCACCGCCACTTCGAAACCGGCGACAACCGCATCTATTACTCGCTCGCCGCCCTAAAGGGCGTCGGCGAGTCTGCCGTCGACCACATCGTCGCCGTGCGTGGCGATCGACCCTTCGCAAGTCTCGAAGACTTCTGCCTGAGGATCGATCCGAAGCTCTTGAACCGACGGGTTTTCGAAAGTCTGATCGCCGCCGGTGCTTTCGACTGCTTCGGCTACGACCGGGCGGAGCTCATCGGCGGGCTCGATCGCATCCTCGGTTTCGCGCAGCGCGCCCAGGAAAACAAGGTGAGCGGCCAGAGCGACATGTTCGGCGCGGGGGCCGCGACGGGGCCCGAGAAGATAGCGCTCCCGCCCTATACGCCGTGGCTCGCCTCGGAGAAGCTGCATCGCGAGTTCCAGGTCTTGGGCTTCTATCTCTCCGCCCATCCGCTCGACACCTACAATAATCTGCTCGCGAAGATGCGCGTGCAGACATTTGCGGATTTCTCGGCAGCCGTGAAAAAGGGAGCGGCGGCGGGCCGCCTCGCCGGTACGGTGACGTCGAAGCAGGAACGCAAGACGCGCACCGGCAACAAGATGGGGATCGTCGCCTTCTCGGACGCTTCGGGCCAGTTCGAGGCCGTGCTCTTCTCCGAAATGCTGAACCAGTATCGCGATCTTCTGGAGCCCGGCAAATCGCTGGTGATGACGGTCGACGCCGAAGAGCGGCCGGAAGGGATCGGCCTTCGTATCCGAACCCTGCGTTCGCTCGAGGAGGAATCGCTGCAGATGCAGAAGGCCTTGCGCGTCTATGTGCGCGACTGCGGACCGCTGCGCTCCATCGCCTCGCATCTGAACGCCAAGGGGGACGGCCTGGTTTCCTTTATCGTCATCAAGGACAACGGACAGCGGGAGATCGAAGTCGAGCTCAACGAGAAATACCGGATCTCACCCGAGATCGCCGCCGCCCTTCGCTCCGCTCCCGGAGTGGTGGACGTCGAGCTGGTTTAA
- a CDS encoding MFS transporter, with product MSKPPPGTSGPVDEIHWPSLIAALASITAVGIAIGLGLPLLSVIMEKRGIAPTLNGLNAAMAGLASMAAAPFTMKFAHRHGVAPTMLLAIMFAATSSLGFYYLTNFWLWFPLRIVFHGAITVLFILSEFWINATAPPNRRGFVLGIYGTVLSLGFASGPLLFSILGSEGFLPFAVGAGVILLSAIPIFLARNESPVLDEKPKRHFMRYVFLVPTATAAVFIFGAVEYGGLSLFPIFGTRAGFSESQAALLLTVMGVGNFIFQIPLGMLSDRVKDRRTILSALTLIGLVGALFLPMLVENWFLMALVLLFWGGCVSGLYTVGLSHLGSRLQGADLAAANAAFVFSYAVGTVAGPQVIGAAMDVTGNDGFAWAIAGFFGLYVVLSLVRIVLKPKRP from the coding sequence ATGTCGAAGCCGCCGCCCGGTACGTCAGGACCGGTTGACGAAATCCACTGGCCTTCATTGATCGCCGCGCTCGCGTCGATCACTGCCGTCGGCATCGCGATCGGCCTGGGGCTCCCGCTGCTCAGCGTCATCATGGAAAAGCGGGGCATCGCGCCCACCCTGAACGGGCTGAATGCGGCAATGGCCGGCCTCGCATCGATGGCCGCCGCCCCGTTCACGATGAAATTCGCCCATCGTCACGGCGTCGCTCCGACCATGCTGCTGGCGATAATGTTTGCGGCCACGAGCTCGCTCGGTTTCTACTACCTCACGAATTTCTGGCTCTGGTTTCCCCTGCGCATCGTCTTTCACGGCGCAATCACCGTCCTCTTCATCCTTTCGGAGTTCTGGATCAACGCCACCGCGCCCCCCAACAGGCGCGGCTTCGTGCTCGGGATTTACGGCACGGTACTCTCGCTCGGCTTCGCGAGCGGTCCCCTGCTCTTCTCCATCCTGGGCAGCGAAGGCTTCCTGCCCTTCGCTGTCGGCGCGGGCGTCATCCTGCTTTCCGCGATCCCGATCTTTCTCGCGCGCAATGAAAGCCCGGTGCTGGACGAAAAGCCGAAGCGCCATTTCATGCGTTATGTCTTCCTGGTGCCGACCGCGACGGCCGCCGTCTTTATCTTCGGCGCAGTGGAATATGGCGGGCTTTCCCTGTTTCCCATCTTCGGGACCCGCGCGGGTTTCAGCGAATCGCAGGCAGCGCTGCTGCTGACGGTCATGGGCGTCGGCAATTTCATCTTCCAGATCCCCCTCGGCATGCTTTCCGACCGCGTGAAGGACCGCCGTACGATCCTGTCGGCGCTGACCCTGATCGGGCTCGTAGGCGCCCTGTTCCTGCCTATGCTGGTTGAAAACTGGTTCCTGATGGCGCTTGTTCTTCTGTTCTGGGGCGGATGCGTCTCCGGTCTCTATACGGTCGGCCTCAGCCACCTCGGTTCCCGTCTTCAGGGAGCGGACCTTGCGGCCGCCAACGCCGCCTTCGTGTTCTCCTACGCCGTCGGCACGGTAGCGGGTCCGCAGGTGATCGGGGCGGCCATGGATGTGACGGGCAATGACGGCTTTGCCTGGGCAATCGCCGGCTTCTTCGGGCTTTATGTCGTACTTTCCCTGGTCCGCATCGTTTTGAAACCAAAACGGCCTTGA
- a CDS encoding DUF3572 domain-containing protein, with translation MKNADDTAIAILTWLANEPELMSRFLALTGTDPASLRSAIGEPGFMGGLVAFLMEHEPTLMAFCNETQTSPEEVVRAHHVLSGPRDFED, from the coding sequence ATGAAGAACGCTGACGATACGGCGATCGCCATCCTCACCTGGCTCGCGAACGAGCCTGAGCTGATGTCGCGCTTTCTGGCGCTTACCGGCACCGATCCCGCCTCCCTGCGCAGCGCCATCGGCGAGCCGGGCTTCATGGGCGGACTCGTTGCGTTCCTGATGGAGCACGAACCGACGCTGATGGCCTTCTGCAACGAAACGCAAACCTCGCCGGAAGAGGTCGTCCGGGCGCACCATGTCCTCTCCGGCCCACGTGACTTCGAGGACTGA